One window of the Capnocytophaga haemolytica genome contains the following:
- a CDS encoding calcium-translocating P-type ATPase, PMCA-type, which yields MAEKHHYKGLTDTQVLENHQKYGNNQLTKKEGEPLWKQFLEKFTDPIIIILLVALLFSFGASSYEYFVNHHGFHTFLEPCGILFAILLATGVAFYFEQRANKQFELLNQVNDEVYYKVIRNERVTQVLKNDIVVGDTIILETGEEVPADGDLLEAISLQVNESTLTGEPVVEKTIESNKFDQEATYPSNHICRGTSIVDGHCIYEVTKVGDATEYGKVFEGVQIDNTVKTPLNEQLDKLASIITKVSYAIAVLVVIGRLLLYFKGLHTSFDWIAFGGYLLNTIMIAITVIVVAVPEGLPMSVTLSLAYSMRSMMKTNNLVRRMHACETMGATTVICTDKTGTLTQNQMTVYEPFFPDFKGFDDNFGQLLAEAMAVNSTAYLDFSSNATEVKVLGNPTEGALLLWLGKQDVNYLPLREKAEIISQLTFSTERKYMATFVKHPKTGKGVLYVKGAPEIVMNFCQTAGKLNAALTREAFEEKLLQYQNQAMRTIGFAYKELEADTPVFENGKLAVNGLHFMGITAISDPVRADVPEAIRECLHAGIQIKIVTGDTSATAKEIARQISLWDDTCTDERNMITGTEFAAMPDEELKERLADIRVVSRARPLDKARLVNLLQQRGEVVAVTGDGTNDAPALKAAQVGLSMGDGTAVAKEASDITILDNSFSSIGKAVMWGRSLHLNIQRFILFQMTINVAACIIVLIGAFLGVQSPLTVTQMLWVNLIMDTFAALALASLPPSKSVMNDKPRAKGANIISRTMVKGIFGVGGFFVLLLFGLLQYFKNEDITSLAGFSITDYFSHFFHFGAAQGELSAYELSLFFSIFVMLQFWNMFNAKAYRTGKSTFYNLSECQGFILIAMAIIIGQIFITTFGGEMFDVTPLQLDDWLIIIGGTSFVLWVGEIARLFRRG from the coding sequence ATGGCAGAAAAACATCATTATAAAGGACTTACGGACACCCAAGTACTCGAAAACCACCAAAAATACGGCAATAACCAGCTCACTAAGAAAGAAGGTGAACCCCTCTGGAAGCAATTCTTAGAAAAGTTTACCGACCCGATCATCATTATCCTCTTGGTAGCTCTACTCTTCTCCTTCGGAGCCTCCAGCTACGAGTACTTCGTAAACCACCACGGTTTCCACACCTTCCTCGAGCCCTGCGGAATCTTGTTCGCCATCCTGCTCGCCACAGGTGTAGCCTTTTACTTCGAACAAAGAGCCAATAAGCAGTTCGAGCTCCTCAACCAAGTCAATGATGAGGTTTATTACAAGGTCATCCGCAACGAGCGCGTCACCCAAGTGCTCAAGAACGATATCGTCGTGGGCGATACCATCATCCTCGAAACAGGCGAAGAAGTCCCCGCCGATGGCGATCTCTTAGAGGCTATTTCCCTACAAGTCAACGAGTCCACCCTCACTGGCGAGCCTGTCGTAGAAAAGACCATCGAGAGCAATAAGTTCGATCAGGAAGCCACCTACCCCTCCAACCACATTTGCCGTGGCACTTCCATCGTCGATGGCCACTGCATCTATGAAGTCACCAAGGTAGGCGACGCCACCGAGTACGGCAAGGTCTTCGAAGGCGTACAGATCGACAACACCGTCAAGACCCCCCTCAATGAGCAACTCGATAAGCTGGCAAGCATCATCACTAAGGTGAGCTACGCCATTGCTGTCTTGGTAGTTATCGGTCGCCTGCTCCTCTATTTCAAAGGATTACACACCTCATTCGACTGGATTGCCTTTGGTGGTTACCTTCTCAATACCATAATGATTGCCATCACGGTCATTGTGGTAGCCGTCCCCGAAGGATTACCGATGAGCGTAACGCTATCGTTGGCATACAGTATGCGCAGTATGATGAAAACCAACAACTTGGTACGTAGAATGCACGCCTGCGAAACGATGGGCGCTACCACTGTAATCTGCACCGACAAGACGGGCACACTCACCCAAAACCAAATGACCGTCTACGAGCCTTTCTTCCCTGACTTCAAAGGATTTGATGATAACTTTGGGCAGCTCTTAGCCGAGGCAATGGCAGTAAACTCAACCGCCTACCTCGACTTCTCCTCGAATGCCACTGAGGTAAAAGTACTCGGCAACCCCACAGAAGGCGCACTACTGCTGTGGCTTGGCAAGCAAGACGTGAACTACCTACCACTGCGCGAGAAAGCTGAGATCATCAGCCAGCTGACCTTCTCCACCGAACGTAAATATATGGCTACTTTTGTAAAGCACCCCAAAACAGGCAAAGGCGTGCTCTACGTAAAGGGAGCTCCTGAAATCGTAATGAATTTCTGCCAAACTGCTGGGAAACTCAATGCAGCCTTAACCCGAGAAGCTTTTGAAGAAAAACTCTTGCAGTATCAGAATCAAGCGATGCGCACCATAGGCTTTGCCTATAAAGAACTCGAGGCTGACACTCCCGTGTTCGAGAATGGTAAACTTGCAGTAAATGGCTTGCACTTTATGGGTATCACTGCCATCTCCGACCCTGTCCGCGCTGATGTACCCGAGGCAATACGCGAGTGCTTACACGCAGGCATTCAGATCAAAATAGTTACAGGCGACACTTCGGCTACTGCTAAAGAAATCGCCCGACAAATCAGCCTCTGGGACGATACCTGCACCGACGAGCGCAATATGATCACAGGCACTGAGTTTGCCGCTATGCCCGATGAAGAACTCAAAGAGCGCTTAGCTGATATCAGGGTCGTATCGCGTGCACGTCCACTGGATAAAGCCCGCTTGGTAAACCTCTTGCAACAACGCGGCGAGGTAGTAGCTGTCACTGGCGATGGCACTAACGACGCCCCCGCTCTCAAAGCCGCTCAAGTAGGGCTCTCAATGGGCGATGGCACCGCAGTAGCCAAAGAGGCAAGCGATATTACCATCCTCGATAATTCATTCAGCAGCATTGGCAAAGCTGTGATGTGGGGACGCTCACTGCACCTTAATATTCAGCGCTTTATACTCTTCCAGATGACTATCAATGTCGCAGCGTGTATCATCGTGCTTATCGGCGCCTTCTTAGGAGTGCAGTCGCCACTAACCGTCACCCAGATGCTATGGGTCAATCTCATTATGGATACGTTTGCCGCCTTAGCCTTAGCCTCTTTACCTCCGAGCAAAAGTGTGATGAACGACAAGCCACGTGCTAAAGGGGCTAATATCATCTCGCGTACAATGGTAAAAGGAATTTTTGGTGTAGGAGGCTTCTTCGTTCTACTGCTCTTCGGTCTGTTACAGTACTTCAAGAACGAAGATATCACCTCACTTGCTGGCTTCTCCATCACAGATTATTTTAGCCACTTCTTCCATTTTGGAGCAGCTCAAGGAGAGTTATCAGCCTACGAACTGTCACTCTTCTTTTCTATCTTTGTAATGCTGCAATTTTGGAATATGTTTAACGCCAAAGCCTACCGTACAGGGAAGAGCACTTTCTACAACCTCAGTGAATGCCAAGGGTTTATTCTTATCGCAATGGCTATTATCATCGGGCAGATATTCATCACTACCTTTGGTGGTGAGATGTTTGACGTAACGCCTTTGCAACTTGATGATTGGCTAATAATTATTGGAGGGACAAGCTTCGTCCTATGGGTTGGTGAAATCGCAAGACTTTTCAGAAGGGGTTAA